The nucleotide window GCTATAAACGGAACGATGACATGGCACACCTCAAGCTGGATAATGGTCAATCCGTGAAAACCCGACTCCTGGTTGCCGCCGACGGCGGCCAATCCTCAGTAAGAACCCTGTGCAACATCGAGGTCAAGCAGCGGGAATACCACCAAAGCGCTGTCATTGCGAATATCAGTTGCTCCCACCCTCAAGCTCATACAGCCTATGAACGCTTCACCCCACAAGGTCCGTTAGCGTTGTTACCCATGGGCGTTGAACGCTACTCCCTGGTATGGACTCACAATCAAAGAGATGTGGAGGCCGTGATGGCATTGCCAGACACCGACTTCCTGCAGCAACTGCAACAGGCATTCGGTAATCGTCTGGGACAATTGATTAAAACCGGAAAGCGTGAAGCCTACCCTTTGCGTCTGACTCAGGCCTGTGAACAAATTCGCCCCCGAATAGCATT belongs to Gammaproteobacteria bacterium and includes:
- a CDS encoding FAD-dependent monooxygenase yields the protein YKRNDDMAHLKLDNGQSVKTRLLVAADGGQSSVRTLCNIEVKQREYHQSAVIANISCSHPQAHTAYERFTPQGPLALLPMGVERYSLVWTHNQRDVEAVMALPDTDFLQQLQQAFGNRLGQLIKTGKREAYPLRLTQACEQIRPRIALIGNAAHTLHPIAGQGFNLGLRDVATLAQVIVDARHNDQDIGSLETLKQYAQWRQKDQNHIITLTDTLVRLFSNRFKPLSLARNLGLIGMDLLPPLKRQFSKHTMGVAGRLPRLARGLPL